One window of Triplophysa rosa linkage group LG8, Trosa_1v2, whole genome shotgun sequence genomic DNA carries:
- the fpr1 gene encoding chemerin-like receptor 1 has product MMDLANFTESPLHPNSTEEDYYDDDEQTELEKSLNIMSLIFYSLAFVLGVVGNGIVIWVTGFKMKRTVNTVWFLNLAVADFLFTAFLPLSVAYTAMGFHWPFGQFMCKFNSTLGFLNMFASVYLLVVISIDRCVSVVWPIWAQNHRNVSRASVVSLGVWLFALALSSPYFVFKDTAPSHIDKNIINCFNNFAFSDDYTTPEVVALRILRHRAMIITRFLLGFVVPFAIIVSCYAVIICRLQKNRSMSGRTGRPFKIIAAVITIFFLCWAPYHILVLIEMVNHMATKYSTTLHYITNLGIPIATSLAFLNSCLNPLLYVFMGQDFKDKMRKSILKVLETAFTEEISRTNTYTNSMHTIRNKEQGSKSFSDAEV; this is encoded by the coding sequence ATGATGGATCTAGCCAATTTCACAGAGAGTCCTCTACATCCCAACTCAACTGAGGAAGACTACTATGACGATGATGAGCAAACGGAGCTCGAGAAATCTCTAAACATCATGTCACTCATATTCTACAGTCTGGCTTTTGTACTTGGAGTCGTAGGCAATGGCATTGTGATTTGGGTAACtggctttaaaatgaaaagaactGTCAACACTGTCTGGTTTCTTAACCTGGCTGTAGCAGACTTCCTTTTCACTGCCTTTCTCCCTCTCAGTGTGGCTTATACAGCTATGGGCTTCCACTGGCCTTTTGGCCAGTTCATGTGTAAATTCAACAGCACCCTTGGTTTTCTCAACATGTTTGCGAGCGTTTATCTCCTGGTTGTGATCAGCATTGACCGCTGTGTGTCTGTGGTGTGGCCAATCTGGGCACAAAACCATCGAAATGTGAGTCGAGCTTCGGTTGTGAGCTTGGGCGTTTGGCTGTTTGCGCTAGCGTTGAGTTCACCCTACTTTGTCTTCAAGGATACTGCACCGTCCCACATcgataaaaacataatcaacTGCTTCAATAACTTTGCATTCTCTGATGATTATACAACACCAGAAGTGGTGGCGCTTCGTATTTTACGGCATCGCGCCATGATCATTACACGTTTCCTTTTAGGCTTTGTAGTGCCCTTTGCAATCATTGTATCCTGTTATGCTGTTATCATCTGTCGTCTCCAAAAGAACCGATCAATGTCTGGCCGGACTGGACGTCCCTTTAAGATCATTGCTGCTGTGATCACCATCTTTTTCTTGTGTTGGGCTCCGTACCATATTCTGGTCCTCATTGAGATGGTAAACCACATGGCAACCAAATACTCCACCACCCTGCATTATATAACCAATCTTGGAATTCCCATTGCAACCAGTTTGGCATTCCTAAATAGCTGCTTGAACCCATTGCTGTATGTTTTCATGGGACAAGACTTTAAAGACAAGATGCGCAAGTCAATACTGAAGGTCTTGGAAACAGCTTTCACAGAGGAGATTTCACGCACAAACACCTACACAAATTCAATGCACACCATTCGGAACAAAGAGCAAGGGAGTAAGTCCTTCTCGGATGCAGAAGTATAG
- the si:dkeyp-84f3.5 gene encoding zinc finger protein 43, which produces MAYTSMNFAPGGGDMFICTECGEGFRHYPKLVEHMAIHSLVFPDALSVNGTNNTHIEFALHENGTLTVVDRSVVSNFSFLFGKPPPKLSWCPTPNQAVLTSSKMPEKECAQFRCERCGQAFKSQKSLQLHQQYRVLEQGFRCTLCCKVFNDRESLQSHLQNHAHERFYSCGHCGKRFLRQEALLSHKKQWHASPASKALTRAQEDQENSMEKSYPCKVCGLRFFWLSDLQSHLNSHSRVKKPPSNTLHQQEMRGDEARKTNPTSQLKKLHVSQYPGENEDNDFIDLSAEIKRESPAHYGKMRQMTAKKRFNPVMAGIRRRRRRASKVHHDSKLFSCKYCHRGFLHSSSLSRHMRYHKGTLPVCVYCGRFFSQRCDVTRHVAMFHSSTLQPKPNEALKTNKSSKQDNVTVPTQIVGDEGNERKDLQEVQHSSNVDNKLSLDSEEQGISKPRIAYKCKECSRVFALLSAFKRHVHYHKRDPARTLLLCPFCPSRFTFRSALDRHIEGHKERFKTDETKLANSNVDDPENQHKDIDAGEPNTNENDSLPLKVLN; this is translated from the coding sequence ATGGCATACACTTCAATGAATTTTGCTCCAGGCGGAGGAGACATGTTCATCTGCACAGAGTGTGGCGAAGGGTTTCGTCATTACCCAAAGCTAGTTGAACACATGGCCATTCATAGCTTGGTTTTCCCTGATGCTTTAAGTGTTAACGGTactaacaacacacacattGAGTTTGCTCTCCATGAAAACGGCACACTCACAGTGGTCGATCGATCCGTGGTGTCTaacttttctttcttatttGGAAAACCTCCACCCAAGTTGTCATGGTGTCCAACCCCCAACCAAGCTGTCTTGACCTCATCTAAGATGCCAGAAAAGGAGTGTGCTCAGTTTAGATGTGAGAGATGTGGACAAGCATTCAAAAGCCAGAAAAGCTTGCAGCTACATCAGCAGTACCGTGTCCTTGAGCAGGGCTTCAGATGCACCCTGTGCTGCAAGGTGttcaatgacagagagagtCTGCAGAGCCACCTTCAAAACCATGCTCATGAACGATTTTATAGCTGTGGGCACTGTGGAAAGCGATTTTTGAGACAAGAGGCACTACTGTCTCACAAGAAACAGTGGCATGCATCGCCTGCTTCCAAAGCTTTAACTAGAGCACAGGAGGATCAAGAAAATAGTATGGAGAAGTCCTATCCTTGCAAAGTCTGTGGTTTACGTTTCTTTTGGTTGTCTGACTTGCAAAGCCACCTAAACAGTCATTCTCGTGTCAAGAAGCCACCCAGCAATACCTTGCACCAACAGGAAATGCGAGGGGATGAAGCAAGAAAGACAAATCCTAcatcacaattaaaaaaacttcATGTGTCCCAGTATCCAGGTGAGAATGAAGACAATGACTTCATTGATTTGTCAGCTGAAATTAAACGGGAGTCGCCTGCCCACTATGGTAAAATGCGTCAAATGACTGCAAAAAAACGATTCAATCCAGTAATGGCAGGGATAAGGAGGAGACGTAGAAGAGCTAGCAAAGTCCACCACGATTCTAAACTATTCTCCTGCAAATATTGCCATCGAGGGTTCCTACACTCAAGCAGTCTCTCTCGCCATATGCGTTATCATAAAGGCACTCtgcctgtttgtgtttattgtggACGATTCTTCTCACAAAGATGTGACGTCACAAGACATGTGGCAATGTTCCACAGCTCAACACTTCAACCTAAGCCTAATGAAGCCTTAAAGACAAataaaagcagcaaacaggACAATGTGACAGTACCCACACAAATAGTAGGCGACGAGGGTAATGAACGAAAGGATCTGCAAGAAGTTCAGCACTCATCAAATGTAGACAACAAGCTGTCATTAGATTCTGAAGAACAGGGAATTTCCAAGCCAAGGATTGCGTACAAATGCAAGGAATGTAGTAGAGTGTTTGCACTGCTTAGCGCTTTTAAGCGACATGTGCATTACCACAAGCGGGATCCTGCAAGAACATTGCTTTTATGCCCTTTCTGTCCAAGCCGCTTCACATTCCGCTCTGCTTTGGATCGTCATATTGAAGGTCATAAAGAACGCTTTAAAACAGATGAGACAAAACTTGCTAATAGTAATGTAGATGATCCTGAAAATCAGCACAAGGATATTGATGCCGGAGAGCCTAATACAAATGAAAATGATAGCCTGCCATTGAAAGTATTGAATTAA